TTTGCCCGAACCCGAACCGCCGAGCAAGGCGAAGATCTCGCCTTTTTTGATTTCCAGGGACACATCGTCCACGGCAATCGTCTCGTCGAACTTCTTCGTGACCCGGTCGATTTTGACCAACACCTTTTTCGGTGTCTGGTCGCCCTCGAGGGCTTTCTTATAGGCGCCGGAGGCAACTGCCATTTACGAAACTCCCAACAAAATTTGAGGTTCGCCCAATACAGGCGAAACCTTGGATAGTTTGAGCCTTAAGCCTTACTTGCCCGTCTTGACCTTGGTCCAGCTACGGGTCATTAAACGTTGCACGTTCGGGGGTAACTCGAAGTTGACAAACGTCCGGTCGAGAACCGCCTGCGGTGGGTAAACCGCTGCGTCGGTGCGTATCGATTGCTCCATCAGTTTGTCCGCCCATGGGTTAGGGTTGGCGTAACCGACGTAATCACTGACCTGAGCGATCACCTCAGGTTGCAGTAAATAGTTGATGAAGGCGTGGGCCTCTTTGACGTTGGCCGCGTCCGCCGGGATGGCCAGCACGTCAAACCACAAATTGCCGCCTTCTTTCGGAATCGTGTAGGCGATGTTCACGCCCTTGCCCGCCTCGGCCGCACGGGCCTTGGCCTGGAACACATCCCCGGAAAAGCCTGCTGCTACGCAGATGTTGCCGTTGGCCAGGTCCGAGATGTACTTGGAAGAATGGAAGTAGGTCACATAAGGACGCACTTTCAGCAGTTTCTCTTCGGCTTTTTTGTAGTCAGCCGGGTTGGTGCTGTTGGGGTTCAGGCCCATGTAGTTGAGCACTGCCGGCAGCATTTCATCTGCCGAGTCCATGAACGAGACGCCGCAGGTCGCCAGCTTCTTCATGTTCTCCGGCTCGAACAGCACGGCCCAGGAATCGATATGGTCGATGCCCAGCACTTCTTTGACCTTATCGACGTTGTAACCGATGCCATTGGTGCCCCACAGGTACGGCACCGCGTACTGGTTGCCCGGGTCGTTCTTTTCCAGGCGTTTGAGCAGCGCCGGGTCAAGGTTGGAATAGTTAGTCAGCAATGACTTGTCGAGCTTCTGGAACGCCCCGGCCTTGATCTGCTTGCCGAGGAAATGGTTGGACGGCACGACCACGTCGTAACCGGTATGCCCGGCGAGCAACTTGCCTTCCAGGGTTTCATTGGAGTCAAACACGTCATACACCGGCTTGATACCGCTGGCCTTTTCGAAGTTCGCCAGGGTCTCGGGGCCGATGTAATCCGACCAGTTATAAATATGCACAGTCGGCGCGGCCTGCACGCTGACAGCCAGCGTGATACCTGCACCCACCAGCACCGCTTTGCGAAATAAAGAAATTGGCAAGTGGAGGTCCTCTTAAATAGTTGGGCCTTAAAGTTGTTGCCCGGCAACAAAACCGGCGCGCAACTTACCCTCGATAAACCGATCCGGCAAAACTTTCTGTCATTTAATTTGTGGGAGTCGGTTTAGGTGGGAGCGGGCTTGCTCGCGAAGGCGGTGTGTCAGCCAGCAGGTGTATCAACTGATACACCGCTTTCGCGAGCAAGCCCGCTCCCACACAAGCCCGCTCCCACAGGTTTTAAGGCTTATTTACCCGATTTGATTTTGGTCCAGCTGCGGGTCATTTCACGCTGGGTTGCAGCCGGCAAGTCAGCAATGGCGTAGAGCTTGGCCTGCACATCGGCGGACGGGTAGATGCCCGGGTCGCTGGTGATGTCTTTGTCGACCAATGGGGTCGCCTTCTCGTTACCGTTCGGGAAACGTACGCTGTTGGTGATGGCCGCCATGACTTTTGGCTCCAGCAGGTAGTTCATGAACTTGTAGGCAGCATCGACGTTTTCGGCATCTTTAGGGATAGCGACCATGTCATAGAAGCTGCCGGCGCCTTCTTTCGGAATGTCGTAGGCAACCTTGACCTTGCCACCGGCTTCAGCCGCGCGGGATTTGGCCTGCTGGATGTCACCCGAGTAACCCACGGCGACGCAGATGTTGCCGTTGGCAAGGTCCGAGATGTACTTGGACGAGTGGAAGTAGCCGATCGATGGGCGCAGCTTGAGGAAGAGGTCCTCGGCTTGCTTCAGGTCAGCTTTCTTTTGCGTGTCGGTCGGCAGGCCCAGGTAGTGCAATGCCACCGGCAGCATTTCGGTTGGCGAATCAAGGAAGCTCACGCCGCAGCTTTTCAGCTTGGCGATGTTTTCCGGCTTCATCAGCACGTCCCAGGAATCGATCTTGTCCACGCCCAGTGCAGCCTTGACCTTCTCCGGGTTGTAGCCGATGCCGATGGAACCCCACATGTACGGGAACGCGTGCTTGTTGTCCGGGTCGCTGACCGACACGGCTTTAAGCAGGGATTTGTTCAGGTTGTCGTAGTTCGACAGCTTGGACTTGTCCAGCTCCTGATAGACACCTGCCTTGATTTGCTTGGCCAGGAAGTTGTTCGACGGTACGACGATGTCGTAACCGGATTTGCCTGCCAGCAACTTGGCTTCGAGGGTCTCGTTGCTGTCGAAAACGTCGTACACCACTTTAATGCCCGACTCTTTTTCAAAGTTGGCGATGGTGTCCGGAGCAATGTAGTCGGACCAGTTATAGACATGCAGCACTTTGCTGTCTGCCTGGGCCGCGCCCGCCATTGCGCCCATCAGGGACAAGGCGAGGAGTGTCTTGCCAGCGTTCTTCAAACCTAATGCCTTCATTTGGTGATGCTCCAATTTTTTCTTTTTTGGGCCACGTTCTTTAGTCGTCTCACGGCCCTTCCAAAGGGCAACAAAACAGGGCGACAGTCTGGCAAGTTCAGGGGCCGGCTTTCAACCAAAGCCCCCTTTAATACTGCTATTTTTAACTGTCCAGACGCAGCGCCCGAAGCCGCTGCGCACTGAGCCTAGCACTTAGCCCTGCAATGCCGCCAAAGTCAGGTCCAGGCACTGGCGAGCCTTGGTCACCAGCTCGTCGATTTCCGCCTTGCTGATCACCAGCGACGGCGAAATGATCATGGTGTCGCCCACGGCGCGCATGATCAGGCCATTCTCGAAGCAGAACGTGCGGCAGATCATGCCCACACCACGGCCTTCGTAACGTTTGCGCGTGGCCTTGTCCTGCACCAGCTCAATCGCACCGAGCATGCCCACACCGCGCACTTCACCCACCAACGGATGATCAGCCAGTTCCCTCAGAAGTTTCTGCAAATACGGTGCCGTTTCGTCGTGCACACGCTTAACGATTTTTTCATCGCGCATGATGCGGATGTTTTCCAGGGCTACCGCAGCCGCCACCGGGTGACCGGAATAGGTGAAGCCGTGGTTGAAATCGCCACCTTCGTTGAGCACCGCGACCACGTCGTCGTGCACGATCAGGCCGCCCATCGGGATGTAGCCCGAGGTCAGGCCTTTGGCGATGGTCATCATGTGGGGCTTGAGGCCGTAGAAGTCGCTACCGAACCACTCACCGGTACGGCCGAAACCGCAGATCACTTCGTCGGCGACGAACAGAATGTCGTACTTGGCGAGGATTTCCTTGATGCGCGGCCAGTAGGTCTCAGGCGGCACGATCACGCCACCGGCGCCCTGGATCGGCTCGGCAATAAAGGCACCGACGTTGTCCACGCCCAGTTCCAGAATCTTCTCTTCCAACTGGTTGGCGGCCCACACCCCGAACTCTTCCGGGCTCATGTCGCCGCCTTCGCCATACCAGTACGGCTGGGCGATGTGGGTGATGCCCGGAATCGGCAAGTCGCCCTGCTCATGCATATAAGTCATGCCGCCCAGGCTGGCGCCGGCCACGGTGGAACCGTGGTAGCCATTCTTGCGGCTGATGATGGTTTTCTTGTTCGGCTGGCCCTTGATCGCCCAGTAGTGGCGGACCATACGCAGCATGGTGTCGTTGCCTTCCGAGCCCGAACCGGTGAAGAACACATGGTTCATGCCGGCCGGCGCGATGTCGGAGATGACCTTGGCCAGTTCCAGCACCGGCGGGTGCGCGGTCTGGAAGAACAGGTTGTAGTACGGCAGTTCTTTCATCTGCTTGGCGGCGGCGTCAGCCAGTTCATCGCGACCGTAACCGATCGCCACGCACCACAGGCCGGCCATGCCGTCGAGGATCTTGTTGCCTTCGCTGTCCCACAGGTAAACGCCGTGGGCTTTGGTGATGATCCGTGGGCCTTTCACTTTCAATTGCTTGAAGTCGCTGAACGGCGCCAGGTGGTGATCATTGCTCAAGGCTTGCCATTCACGGGTTTGCGGGTTGTTGCTGGACATACCAATCTCCTAGACTTTTTCAGGTGAGGGCGCGCCTTTCCTACGGCGCGCCCGGCGCATCAGACGGCGAAGAGCAGGAATTCCCGCTCCCACGAACTGATCACGCGCTTGAAGTTTTCATGCTCGGCCCGCTTGACCGCGACGTAGCCCGTGATGAATTTTTGCCCCAGGTATTTCTCGATGGTCTTGCTGTTTTCCATCCGCTCCAGAGCGTCTTCGATGGTCAACGGCAGGCGCAGGTTGCGGCGCTCATAACCACGGCCCACCACCGGCGCGCTCGGGTTATGGCCTTCGACCATGCCGATGTAGCCGCACAACAGGCTGGCGGCAATCGCCAGATACGGGTTGGCGTCGGCGCCCGGCAGGCGGTTTTCCACGCGACGGTTCTGCGGGCCGGCATCCGGTACGCGCAGGCCGACGGTGCGGTTCTCCTCGCCCCACTCCACGTTCACCGGCGCCGAGGTGTCGGGCAGGAAGCGGCGGAACGAGTTCACGTTAGGCGCAAACAGCGGCAGCAATTCAGGGATGAATTTCTGCAGGCCGCCAATATGATTAAGGAACAGCTGGCTCATGGTCCCGTCTTCATTGGAGAAGACGTTCTTGCCGGTGGCGATGTCGATGATGCTCTGGTGCAAGTGCATCGCGCTGCCGGGCTCGCCGGTCATCGGCTTGGCCATAAAGGTGGCGGCCACGTTGTGCTTGAGCGCGGCCTCACGCATGGTGCGCTTGAACACCAGGATCTGGTCGGCCAGGGACAGGGCATCGCCGTGACGGAAGTTGATTTCCATCTGCGCCGTGCCGTCCTCGTGGATCAGCGTGTCGAGGTCCAGCTCCTGCAGTTCGCACCAGTCGTAGACGTCTTCGAACAATGGGTCGAATTCGTTGGCGGCTTCTATAGAGAAGGACTGGCGACCGGTTTCCGGGCGGCCGGAACGGCCAATCGGCGGTTGCAGCGGGAAGTCCGGGTCTTCGCAGCGTTTGGTCAGGTAAAACTCCATCTCTGGCGCCACGATGGGCTGCCAGCCTCTGTCGGAATAGAGTTTCAGAACCTTCTTGAGCACGTTGCGCGGCGACAGCTCAATCGGGTTACCTTGCTTGTCGTAGGTGTCGTGGATCACCTGGGCGGTAGGCTCGATGGCCCATGGGACCAGGAACACCGCGTTCTGGTCGGGGCGGCAGATCATGTCGATGTCGGCCGGGTCGAGCAATTCGTAATAGATGTCGTCTTCGACATAGTCGCCGGTCACGGTCTGCAACAGAACGCTTTCGGGCAGGCGCATGCCTTTTTCGGCGATGAACTTGTTGGTCGGCGAGATCTTGCCCCGGGTGATGCCGGTGAGGTCGCCAATCATGCATTCGACTTCTGTGATCTTGTGGTCTTTCAACCAATCGGTGAGCTGGTCGAGGTTGTTACTCATAAATGCCTCTGGGCTGGGTTTCCTGGCATCCGTTAAAGGCCAGGCGTTGGTGGACGCAGCATCCGCGTCGTCTTTTCGTTCAGGGTAGGAGCTTACCTGCCATTTGCTGCAGCGTTGCATTCCTCACGCCAAAGTCGTGCAGAATCATGAGCAGCACCCCGCACGGGAGCCGCTCAGTGACAGGCACGAAGGAAATGAGGGAGCAGAAAAGAGGTCAGCCAAGGCGTCAAGAATATTGGCCGGGGCGCGGTCATTCACGAGGGAGAATTGAACGGGTGACAAGACTTGTCTGAAACAGGTTGAAGCGCCGAGTAGCGGCAGGCGAGACATGAAGCACCCCGGTATTATTGCTGTTATGGGTTTGAATCGAGCTTAGCCTTGTTCATTTTTTTACACAACACCCCCGTAAAAAATACAACACGGCCCGCTCAAGCCTGCTAGTCCCAAGGCCTTCAATCCCAAAAAACCGCCCCAAAAAGCCCCAAAAAAGGCCCCACGGCGCTTTTTTAGGGCAAAAAAGCCCTCGCTTGACTTCGGCATGCCGTTCGGGTTGACTGAAACCAGAAAAGATCAATGATTGATATTTTTAACAACAAAGGTGTTGCATCATGTCGGTACCCCCGCGTGCCGTTCAGCTTAACGAAGCGAACGCGTTCCTTAAGGATCATCCTGAGGTTCTGTACGTAGACCTTCTAATTGCGGATATGAATGGTGTGGTGCGCGGCAAGCGCATCGAACGCACCAGCCTCCACAAGGTTTACGAGAAGGGCATTAACCTGCCTGCCTCTTTATTTGCCCTGGATATCAACGGCTCGACGGTGGAAAGCACCGGCCTGGGTCTGGACATCGGTGATGCTGACCGAATCTGTTATCCAATCCCCGATACCCTGTGCAATGAACCCTGGCAAAAGCGCCCAACCGCGCAACTGCTGATGACCATGCACGAACTTGAAGGTGAACCTTTCTTCGCCGATCCTCGCGAAGTGCTCCGCCAAGTTGTAAGCAAATTTGACGACCTCGGTCTGACCATCTGCGCCGCCTTCGAGCTTGAGTTCTACCTGATCGACCAGGAGAACGTGAACGGCCGCCCACAACCGCCCCGCTCGCCGATCTCCGGCAAACGCCCGCACTCGACACAGGTCTACCTGATCGACGACCTCGACGAATACGTCGACTGCCTCCAGGACATTCTGGAAGGGGCCAAAGAGCAAGGCATCCCGGCTGACGCCATCGTCAAGGAAAGTGCCCCGGCGCAGTTCGAAGTGAACCTGCACCACGTGGCCGACCCGATCAAGGCCTGCGACTACGCGGTACTGCTCAAGCGCCTGATCAAGAACATCGCCTACGACCATGAGATGGACACCACCTTCATGGCCAAGCCTTACCCAGGCCAGGCAGGCAACGGTTTGCACGTACACATTTCGATCCTGGACAAAGACGGCAAGAACATCTTTGCCAGCGAGGATCCCGAGCAGAACGCCGCATTGCGTCACGCGATCGGCGGTGTGCTCGAGACCCTACCCGCCCAAATGGCGTTCCTGTGCCCCAACGTCAACTCCTACCGCCGTTTCGGCGCACAGTTCTACGTGCCGAACTCGCCGTGCTGGGGCCTGGACAACCGCACCGTAGCGATTCGCGTACCGACCGGCTCGTCCGATGCCGTACGTATCGAACACCGCGTGGCCGGCGCCGACGCCAACCCTTACCTGCTGATGGCTTCGGTCCTGGCAGGCGTGCACCACGGTCTGACCAACAAGATCGAACCGAACGCACCGGTGGAAGGCAACAGCTACGAGCAGAACGAACAGAGCCTGCCGAACAACCTGCGCGATGCCTTGCGTGAGTTGGACGACAGCGAGGTGATGGCCAAGTACATCGATCCCAAGTACATAGATATCTTCGTCGCCTGTAAGGAAAGTGAGCTGGAAGAGTTCGAACACTCCATCTCCGACCTTGAGTACAACTGGTATCTGCATACTGTGTAAGCAGTTGCTGCTTTAAAAAATGCCGCAGGCTTAATGGCCTGCGGCATTTTTTTGCGCTGCAATCTCGTTCCCACGCTCTGCGTGGGAATGCTGCCAGGGACGCTCTGCGTCCCAAGAGCGGACGCGGAGCGTCCAGTAAGGCGTTCCCACGCAGAGCGTGGGAACGATCATAAGGTCGCGTACAATGCGCTCTGCCTTGTAGGAGACTTCCATGACCACCCGCCCCGCCGCCCCTCGCAAACCCCGCGCCCGCAGCCAGGCCCGGATCGATGCGATCCTTGACGCCGCCCGTACCTTGCTGGCGACTGAAGGCGTGGCCAGTTTGTCGATCTACAGCGTGGCCGAGCGCGCGCAGATTCCGCCGTCATCGGTGTATCACTTTTTCGCCAGCGTGCCGGCCTTGCTGGAAGCGCTGACTGCCGATGTACACGCGGCTTTCCGCGCTGCGATTCAGGCGCCCATCGACCATGATTCACTCAAACACTGGCGCGACCTGTCCTACATCGTCGAGCAGCGCATGCTGAGCATCTACAGCAACGACGCGGCCGCGCGTCAGTTGATCCTGGCGCAGCATGGCCTTACCGAAGTGACCCAGGCGGACCGTCAGCATGATCTGGAGTTGGGGGATTTGATGCTCGAAGTGTTCAGCCGCCATTTCGACGTGCCGACGCTGCCAGCGGATGTGGACGTGTTTGCCTTGGCGCTGGAGTTGAGCGACCGCGTGTACGCGCGCTCAGTGCATCAGCACGGGCAGATTACGCCGCGCATGGCGGAGGAAGGCATGCGGGTGTTTGATGCGTATGTGGGGCTTTATTTGCCGGCGTATTTGCCTAAGCGCTGATCGTTCCCACGCTCTGCGTGGGAATGTCGCCTGGGACGCTCCGCGTCCTGCCTGCATTGTGGTGACGCAGAGCGTCACGGGATGCGTTCCCACGCGGAGCGTGGGAACGATCAGTGCAGTGATCACAACTTGGCGATCGACACCTCAGTGGATTTCACAAAGGCAATCACTTCACTGCCAATCACCAATTCCAGCTCTTTGACCGAGCGAGTGGTGATCACAGACGTCACGATGCCGGACGCCGTCTGCACGTCAATCTCCGACAGCACGTCGCCTTCGACGATTTCCTTGATGGTGCCCTTGAACTGGTTACGCACGTTGATGGCTTTAATAGTCATGGTGTTTTTCCTTCGTGGGACAAGTGAGTTATTGAGCCCAACGCAATTGCGTAGGCAGCGGTGAAACAGGTTCGGGTTCCGGTGGCGAGCCTGGCAACGACAGCACACGGTTGAGCACTTCGGCTTCCAGCGCCGCCAGGCGATGTGAGCCGCGGGCGCGTGGGCGCGGCAGGTCGACGATCAGGTCGAGGCCAATCTCGCCGTCTTCGATCAGGATCACCCGGTCGGCAATCGCCACGGCTTCGCTGACGTCGTGGGTGACCAGCAACACGGTGAAGCCATGCTTGCGCCACAGGTTTTCGATCAGTTGCTGCATCTCGATGCGGGTCAGGGCATCCAGCGCGCCCAGCGGTTCATCCAGCAACAGCAAGCGCGGTTGGTGGATCAGCGCACGCGCCAAGGCCACCCGTTGCTTCTGGCCACCGGACAAGGCCGCTGGCCACTCATTGGCGCGCTCGGCCAGGCCAACCGCTTCCAGCGCTTCCAGCGCTTTAGGGCGCCAGTTGCCCTTGAGACCCAGGCCCACGTTGTCGATGATTTTTTTCCACGGCAGCAGGCGCGCTTCCTGGAACATCAACCGCGTGTCTTCAATGGCTTCGCTCAGCGGCGCGGAGCCGGCCAGCAATTCGCCGCCGCTGGCTTTGTCCAGCCCGGCGAGCAGGCGCAGCAAGGTACTTTTGCCGCAGCCGCTGCGACCGACCACCGCCACGAACTGACCGGCCGGAATGTGCAGATCAATCTCTTTGAGGACTTCCCGCGCACCAAAGGCCTTGCGCAATTTGCGCACCGCCAGCGGAATGCCCTTGAGCAGGCGCGGAGGTTGTTGAGCGGTCATGCCGCACCTCCTTTATTCACTTGGTAAGCCGGGTGCCAGCGCAGCCACACACGTTCCAGGCCACGGGCAGCCAGGTCGGCCAGTTTGCCGAGGATGGCGTACATGACGATGGCCAATACCACCACGTCGGTTTGCAGGAATTCGCGGGCGTTCATCGCCAGGTAACCGATACCGGAACTGGCCGAGATGGTTTCCGCCACGATCAGCGTCAGCCACATAAAGCCCAGGGCAAAGCGCACGCCCACCAGGATCGACGGCAATGCGCCCGGCAGGATCACCTGACGGAACAGGCTGAAACCGGACAAGCCGTAGCTGCGCGACATTTCCACCAGCGCCGGGTCGACGTTGCGGATGCCGTGGTAGGTGTTCAGGTAAATCGGGAACAGCGTGCCGAGGGCGACCAGGAAAATCTTCGCCGTCTCGTCAATGCCGAACCACAAAATCACCAGTGGGATCAGCGCCAGGTGCGGCACGTTGCGGATCATCTGCACCGAGCTGTCCAGCAAGCGCTCGCCCCATTTCGACAGACCGGTGATAAAGCCCAGGGCCAGACCGATGCTGCCACCGATCACAAAGCCCAGGCCGGCACGCCAGCCGCTGATGGCCAGGTGTGTCCAGATTTCCCCGGTACGAACCAGGTTGATCCCGGCCTCGATCACGGCGCTCGGCGCCGGCAGGATACGGGTCGACAACCAGCCTGCCGACACTGACAACTGCCACACCGCCAGCAACAGGATCGGCAGCACCCAAGGCGCAACGCGATGGCTTAATTTTTCAAAATTCATGACTACGCCTCAGCTCTGCGACGCAGCTTTGGGAAGGATGTCGTTAGCGACCATTTCGCCGAACGGGCTGACGTAACCGGCGCTTTTCGGCAGCTCGGGACGTTCGATATCCAGGTGCGGGAACAGCAGTTCAGCAACGCGATACGACTCTTCCAGGTGTGGGTAACCCGAGAAGATGAAGGTGTCGATGCCCAGCGCCGCGTATTCATTGACGCGTGCCGCAACGGTCGGCCCATCGCCCACCAGTGCGGTGCCTGCACCGCCACGCACCAGGCCGACGCCGGCCCACAGGTTGGGGCTGACTTCGAGGTTGTCGCGATTGCCGCCGTGCAAGGCGGCCATGCGTTGCTGGCCGACGGAATCGAAGCGCGCCAGGGAAGCCTGGGCACGCGCGATGGTGTCGTCGTCCACGTGGGAGATCAGTTTGTCGGCAGCTTTCCATGCCTCTTCGTTGGTTTCGCGCACGATCACGTGCAGGCGAATACCGAAGCGTACGGTACGCCCAAGTTTCGCGGCCTTGGCGCGTACCTGTTCGATTTTTTCCGCGACCGCAGCCGGTGGTTCGCCCCAGGTCAGGACCATTTCCACCTGTTCGGCTGCCAGGTCCTGGGCCGCTTCGGAAGAACCGCCGAAGTACAGCGGCGGACGCGGTTGCTGGATCGGTGGGTAGAGCAATTTGGCGCCTTTGACGCTGATGTGCTCGCCGTCGTAATCCACGGTTTCGCCTTCCAGCACACGGCGCCAGATACGAGTGAATTCCACCGAGGCCTGGTAGCGCTCTTCGTGGCTGAGGAACAAACCATCACCAGCCAGCTCTTCCGGGTCACCGCCGGTGACCAGGTTGAACAACGCGCGGCCTCCGGACAAACGGTCCAGGGTCGCGGCCTGACGCGCGGCCACCGTCGGGGAAATGATCCCGGGGCGCAGGGCGACAAGAAATTTCAAACGCTGGGTCACTGGAATCAGCGAGGCGGCCACCAGCCAGGAGTCTTCGCAGGAGCGGCCGGTAGGAATCAGCACGCCGCCGAAACCCAGCCGGTCAGCGGCCTGGGCCACTTGCTGCAAATAACCGTGGTCGACGGCGCGAGCGCCTTCGGCGGTGCCAAGGTAATGGCCGTCGCCGTGGGTAGGCAGGAACCAGAAAATATTGAGGCTCATGGAGTTGTCTCCTGAAGAAGTCGGATTACGGCGCTTTGGCAACGGCGGCGGGTGGCGTCCAGATCACGTCCTTGATGCTCAAGGGTTTGGGGATCAATTTGAGTTGGTAGAAGGCGTCGGCGATTTTCTGCTGGGCAGCGACCACGTCCGGGGTCAGGAACAGCGCGCCGTAGCCTTGGCGTTTCACCGAGGTCAGGGTGATGTCAGCCGGCAAGCCAAGCAGTGGCGCGACTTGTTCGGTGACGTCCGAAGGGTTGGCCTTGGACCATTCACCCACCGCGCGCACTTCTTCGACCAACGCCTTGATCACTTGCGGGTGCTGTTCGGCGTACGGCTTGGTGGCCAGGTAGAACTGGTGGTTGTCGGCAATGCCGGTGCC
The sequence above is a segment of the Pseudomonas sp. R76 genome. Coding sequences within it:
- the ssuD gene encoding FMNH2-dependent alkanesulfonate monooxygenase, with the translated sequence MSLNIFWFLPTHGDGHYLGTAEGARAVDHGYLQQVAQAADRLGFGGVLIPTGRSCEDSWLVAASLIPVTQRLKFLVALRPGIISPTVAARQAATLDRLSGGRALFNLVTGGDPEELAGDGLFLSHEERYQASVEFTRIWRRVLEGETVDYDGEHISVKGAKLLYPPIQQPRPPLYFGGSSEAAQDLAAEQVEMVLTWGEPPAAVAEKIEQVRAKAAKLGRTVRFGIRLHVIVRETNEEAWKAADKLISHVDDDTIARAQASLARFDSVGQQRMAALHGGNRDNLEVSPNLWAGVGLVRGGAGTALVGDGPTVAARVNEYAALGIDTFIFSGYPHLEESYRVAELLFPHLDIERPELPKSAGYVSPFGEMVANDILPKAASQS